One genomic window of Vibrio ziniensis includes the following:
- the hemN gene encoding oxygen-independent coproporphyrinogen III oxidase gives MSSQVVPSQQIVWDQAVLDKYNYSGPRYTSYPTAVEFHEAFTIADFDRACAQYPERPLSLYVHIPFCHKLCYYCGCNKVITRHSHKADEYLDILAHEIQQRASLLQGRRVTQLHFGGGTPTFLTNKQITRLMTLLRSEFFFEDDAEISIEVDPREIELSVLDHLRSEGFNRLSIGVQDFNKEVQALVNREQDEEFIVQLVERAKTLGFRSTNLDLIYGLPKQTLATFSQTLEKVLEMKPGRLSVFNYAHMPQLFAAQRKIKDADLPSADEKMAILQYSISTLTDAGYQFIGMDHFALPDDELAIAQRNGILHRNFQGYTTQGECDLVGFGVSAISMIGDAYAQNQKELKKYYQQVIEMRHALWKGVSLDSDDLLRREVIKQLICNFKLDKRVIEQQFGVRFHQYFKHDLALLQTFINDQLVVVDDKYIEVTPRGRLLIRNICMCFDKYLRERARQQQFSRVI, from the coding sequence ATGTCGTCGCAAGTCGTACCGAGTCAGCAGATCGTTTGGGATCAGGCTGTTTTAGACAAGTACAACTACTCTGGGCCTCGCTACACGTCTTATCCTACTGCAGTAGAGTTTCATGAAGCTTTTACCATTGCAGATTTCGATAGGGCTTGTGCGCAGTACCCGGAGCGACCGCTATCGCTTTACGTTCATATCCCATTTTGCCACAAGCTTTGCTACTACTGTGGCTGTAATAAAGTGATAACTCGCCATTCGCATAAAGCGGACGAGTATCTGGACATCCTTGCCCACGAGATTCAGCAGCGCGCGTCATTGCTGCAAGGCCGTCGAGTCACTCAGCTGCATTTTGGTGGCGGTACGCCAACATTTCTGACTAACAAACAAATTACCCGCTTAATGACTCTGTTACGCAGCGAATTCTTCTTTGAAGATGATGCAGAAATCAGTATCGAAGTTGACCCGCGTGAGATTGAGCTGAGCGTTCTTGACCATTTGAGAAGTGAAGGTTTCAACCGTCTCAGTATCGGTGTGCAAGACTTCAACAAAGAAGTTCAAGCGTTGGTGAACCGTGAGCAAGATGAAGAATTCATTGTTCAGCTGGTTGAACGAGCGAAAACATTGGGTTTCCGTTCCACCAATCTCGATCTGATCTATGGTTTGCCTAAGCAAACATTAGCGACGTTTAGCCAAACGCTAGAAAAAGTGTTGGAGATGAAACCGGGTCGCTTGTCGGTGTTTAACTACGCACACATGCCGCAGTTGTTTGCTGCTCAGCGTAAGATTAAAGACGCTGATTTGCCGTCAGCCGATGAGAAAATGGCTATTCTTCAGTATTCCATTTCAACCTTGACTGATGCGGGCTATCAATTTATCGGTATGGACCACTTTGCACTACCAGATGACGAGCTGGCGATTGCTCAGCGCAACGGAATATTGCATCGCAATTTCCAAGGCTATACCACGCAAGGTGAATGTGATTTAGTCGGTTTTGGTGTGTCTGCGATTTCTATGATTGGCGATGCTTACGCACAGAACCAAAAAGAGCTGAAAAAGTACTACCAGCAAGTCATTGAGATGCGCCATGCTTTATGGAAAGGAGTGAGTCTTGATAGTGATGACTTACTGCGTCGTGAAGTAATTAAGCAGCTGATTTGTAATTTCAAGCTTGATAAACGCGTGATTGAACAGCAGTTTGGTGTGCGTTTCCATCAATACTTTAAGCATGATTTAGCTTTGCTACAGACCTTTATTAATGACCAACTAGTAGTAGTGGATGACAAGTATATTGAAGTCACCCCACGTGGTCGTCTGCTGATCCGTAATATTTGTATGTGTTTTGACAAGTATTTGCGTGAACGTGCACGTCAGCAACAATTCTCTCGTGTGATATAG
- the polA gene encoding DNA polymerase I has translation MARIPDNPLILIDGSSYLYRAFHAYPGTMSNGDIPTNAVYGVVNMVRSMMRQFASDRIAVIFDAKGKTFRDEMFPEYKAHRPPMPDDLRCQIEPLHNIIRAMGLPLLSIEGVEADDVIGTLAYQASQAGMPVLISTGDKDMAQLVDDNVTLINTMTNVVMDRDGVIEKFGIPPELIIDYLALMGDKVDNIPGVPGVGDKTATALLQGIGGLDALYENLDKIADLGFRGSKTMAQKLEDNRDNAYMSYKLATIKLDVELENTPESLHKQTPDRDALIELYGKMAFKSWLSELLEGGTGVVEAVEKSGDTASVGSATASAPEADTSAVKIDRSQYQTILDQDTFNVWLDKLQSSELFAFDTETDSLDYMVANLVGVSFAVAEGEAAYVPVAHDYLDAPQQLSRDWVLEQLKPILEDESKHKVGQNLKYDASVLARYGIEMRGIAHDTMLASYVYNSVGGKHDMDSLALRFMQHSCISFEQVAGKGKNQLTFNQIDLEQAAPYAAEDADVTLRLHNRLWKLIEQDEKLLPIYRDIEMPLVPVISRIERTGVLINDMLLGSQSQEIALRLDELEKKAFEIAGQEFNLSSPKQLQTIFFEQMKLPVVKKTPSGTPSTNEEVLQELALDYPLPAVILEYRGLAKLKSTYTDKLPKMINPTTGRVHTSYHQAVTATGRLSSTDPNLQNIPIRNEEGRRIRQAFIAPHGWKIMAVDYSQIELRIMAHLSGDKALLEAFQQGKDIHAATAAEILGIRIDQVTSEQRRRAKAVNFGLIYGMSAFGLAKQLGIPRGEAQTYMDKYFERYPGVMQYMEDTRSAASEQGYVETIFGRRLHLPEITSRNAMRRKAAERAAINAPMQGTAADIIKKAMLSVDKWIREEGAGRVKLLMQVHDELVFEVEETALSEIESKVRELMESAASLQVPLVAEAGHGDNWDQAH, from the coding sequence ATGGCTCGCATTCCTGATAACCCGTTAATTTTGATCGACGGTTCTTCTTATTTATATCGCGCATTCCACGCTTATCCAGGCACCATGAGTAATGGAGATATTCCAACTAACGCTGTTTACGGCGTAGTGAATATGGTTCGTTCTATGATGCGTCAATTTGCTTCTGATCGTATTGCCGTTATTTTTGATGCCAAAGGCAAAACGTTCCGTGATGAAATGTTCCCTGAATATAAAGCGCATCGTCCGCCAATGCCGGATGATTTGCGCTGCCAGATTGAACCACTACACAACATTATCCGAGCGATGGGTTTACCACTTCTTTCTATTGAAGGTGTAGAAGCGGATGACGTTATCGGCACATTGGCGTATCAGGCTTCACAAGCAGGCATGCCGGTACTTATTAGTACTGGTGATAAAGATATGGCTCAGTTGGTGGATGATAACGTTACGCTCATCAACACCATGACTAATGTGGTGATGGACAGAGATGGCGTGATTGAAAAGTTTGGTATTCCGCCGGAACTGATTATCGACTACCTCGCGCTGATGGGCGATAAAGTCGATAACATTCCGGGTGTACCGGGTGTCGGTGATAAAACGGCGACGGCGTTGTTGCAAGGCATCGGTGGTCTGGATGCTCTCTATGAGAACTTAGATAAGATTGCAGACTTGGGTTTCCGTGGCTCTAAGACCATGGCACAAAAACTCGAAGACAACCGCGACAATGCGTATATGTCTTATAAGCTGGCAACCATTAAGCTCGATGTTGAGTTAGAAAACACACCTGAATCGCTACACAAGCAAACTCCAGATCGCGATGCTCTGATTGAACTGTACGGCAAAATGGCATTCAAATCTTGGTTATCTGAGCTGCTAGAAGGTGGTACAGGTGTCGTTGAAGCGGTAGAGAAAAGCGGTGATACCGCATCTGTTGGTTCTGCAACTGCTTCTGCTCCTGAAGCTGATACCTCTGCGGTGAAAATCGACCGTAGCCAATATCAAACCATTCTTGACCAAGACACTTTCAATGTGTGGCTGGATAAGCTGCAATCTTCAGAGCTGTTTGCTTTTGATACAGAAACCGACAGCCTAGATTACATGGTGGCAAACTTAGTCGGCGTCTCTTTTGCGGTAGCAGAAGGCGAGGCGGCATATGTTCCTGTTGCTCACGATTATCTGGATGCACCACAGCAGCTAAGCCGTGACTGGGTACTAGAACAACTAAAACCGATTTTAGAAGATGAGTCGAAACATAAAGTTGGCCAGAACCTAAAATACGATGCGAGCGTACTTGCTCGTTATGGTATTGAAATGCGCGGAATTGCGCATGACACTATGCTGGCGTCTTACGTTTATAACAGCGTGGGCGGAAAGCACGATATGGACAGCCTGGCACTGCGCTTTATGCAGCATAGCTGTATCTCGTTTGAACAAGTGGCGGGCAAAGGCAAAAATCAACTAACGTTCAACCAGATCGATTTAGAGCAAGCGGCACCCTATGCCGCTGAAGATGCGGATGTCACTCTGCGTCTACACAATCGTTTATGGAAACTGATTGAGCAAGATGAAAAGCTGCTTCCTATCTACCGTGATATCGAGATGCCACTGGTGCCTGTGATTTCACGTATTGAACGTACGGGCGTGTTGATTAATGACATGCTGCTTGGTTCTCAGTCACAAGAAATCGCTCTACGCCTTGATGAGCTAGAGAAGAAAGCGTTTGAAATTGCAGGTCAAGAGTTCAACCTCAGTTCGCCAAAACAGCTACAAACTATTTTTTTCGAGCAAATGAAATTGCCGGTTGTGAAGAAAACGCCTTCTGGCACGCCATCAACCAACGAAGAAGTGCTGCAAGAGCTGGCATTGGATTACCCGCTACCGGCTGTGATTTTGGAATATCGTGGTTTGGCTAAGCTGAAATCGACTTACACCGATAAGCTGCCAAAGATGATCAACCCGACGACTGGTCGTGTACATACGTCTTATCATCAGGCAGTGACTGCGACTGGTCGTTTGTCTTCCACCGATCCTAACTTACAGAACATTCCAATTCGTAACGAGGAAGGACGCCGCATTCGCCAAGCGTTCATTGCTCCACATGGTTGGAAAATCATGGCCGTCGACTACTCGCAAATCGAACTGCGTATCATGGCGCATCTGTCGGGTGACAAAGCGTTATTGGAAGCGTTCCAACAAGGTAAAGATATCCACGCTGCTACCGCTGCAGAGATCTTAGGGATCCGCATCGACCAGGTGACCAGCGAACAGCGTCGCCGAGCGAAAGCGGTTAACTTCGGTTTGATCTACGGTATGAGCGCCTTTGGTTTGGCTAAACAGCTCGGTATTCCTCGTGGTGAAGCACAAACCTATATGGATAAATACTTTGAGCGTTACCCTGGCGTCATGCAGTACATGGAAGATACACGTAGTGCCGCTTCTGAGCAGGGATATGTAGAAACCATCTTTGGTCGTCGCCTTCATTTACCGGAAATCACTTCTCGTAATGCTATGCGTCGCAAAGCGGCGGAGCGTGCGGCGATTAACGCACCGATGCAAGGTACGGCTGCTGACATCATTAAGAAAGCGATGTTGTCTGTTGATAAATGGATCCGTGAAGAGGGCGCTGGTCGCGTTAAATTGCTGATGCAAGTACACGATGAACTGGTGTTTGAAGTGGAAGAGACGGCTTTATCCGAAATTGAAAGTAAAGTACGAGAATTGATGGAGTCGGCGGCTTCTCTCCAAGTGCCACTGGTTGCTGAAGCAGGGCATGGTGACAACTGGGATCAGGCACACTAA
- a CDS encoding heme biosynthesis protein HemY produces the protein MIRLIFLFVVLGAGLFIGTQYSGQQGYVLISIANTTIEMSVTTLVIFIIGALAALFALEFVVKKFFYMSFNTWNWFSIRKLRRSRRYTNQAIIKLLEGDWKQAEKKVTRWASHHDMPLLCYLVASEAANGMGDRKKRDHYLELAAKQENATLAVELTRAKQQIGDGEYDKATQTLDSLQRQHPDNTIILNLLKQTYLHNKEWQPLLDLLPKLVKAKRLTETEAEKLTLTAQCGALEAIASQKGTEGLLAHWNGLARKLKAEPALVTALIQQLIKRKADNEAFTLIKENLKKQATPELYALIPELNLSDRYPAIVMLKEALRRDARNAEAHSAIGQLYVREQEWKQAQEHLEQALSLRSNVSDYAYLADALQHQNLTHAAHDVTRKALSLLEAN, from the coding sequence ATGATTCGTTTGATCTTTCTTTTTGTTGTCCTTGGCGCAGGGCTGTTTATCGGCACGCAATACTCCGGACAACAAGGCTATGTATTAATCTCGATAGCGAACACTACCATTGAAATGAGCGTCACAACACTGGTTATATTTATTATCGGTGCCCTGGCTGCCCTGTTCGCGCTTGAGTTTGTGGTGAAGAAGTTCTTCTACATGAGCTTTAATACCTGGAACTGGTTCAGTATTCGTAAACTTCGTCGTTCTCGTCGTTATACCAACCAAGCGATAATCAAACTTCTCGAAGGCGATTGGAAGCAGGCTGAGAAAAAAGTCACGCGTTGGGCTAGCCACCACGACATGCCTCTGCTCTGCTATCTAGTCGCATCTGAAGCTGCTAATGGCATGGGTGACCGAAAAAAACGCGATCACTACTTAGAGCTGGCTGCGAAGCAAGAGAATGCGACATTAGCGGTGGAGCTGACTAGAGCTAAGCAGCAGATTGGCGATGGCGAGTATGACAAAGCAACGCAAACGCTGGATTCCTTACAACGTCAGCATCCAGACAACACCATCATCTTAAACTTGCTCAAGCAGACTTATCTACACAACAAAGAGTGGCAGCCGCTGCTCGATCTTCTGCCTAAACTAGTCAAAGCGAAACGCTTAACAGAAACAGAAGCCGAAAAACTCACCTTGACCGCGCAATGTGGTGCTTTAGAAGCCATTGCGAGCCAGAAAGGCACTGAAGGTTTGCTAGCACATTGGAATGGTTTGGCGAGAAAGCTCAAAGCTGAACCTGCACTGGTTACCGCTTTGATTCAGCAGTTGATTAAACGTAAAGCCGATAATGAGGCGTTTACCTTAATCAAAGAGAACCTGAAAAAGCAGGCAACTCCTGAACTGTATGCGCTGATCCCAGAACTCAATCTTAGCGACCGCTACCCAGCTATTGTGATGCTCAAAGAGGCACTACGCCGAGATGCCCGCAATGCAGAAGCTCACAGCGCAATTGGGCAATTATATGTACGTGAACAAGAGTGGAAACAGGCTCAGGAGCACTTGGAACAAGCCTTGTCTTTACGCTCGAATGTTTCTGACTACGCCTACTTAGCCGATGCGCTACAGCACCAGAACCTGACTCATGCCGCGCACGATGTAACGAGAAAAGCTCTAAGCCTCTTAGAAGCAAATTAA
- the yihA gene encoding ribosome biogenesis GTP-binding protein YihA/YsxC encodes MSVKIHYQNTHFITSAPDIRHLPADEGIEIAFAGRSNAGKSSSLNRLTNQKNLAKTSKTPGRTQLINLFKVTEGCHIVDLPGYGFAQVPLEMKKKWQQSLGEYLQKRQCLKGLVVLMDIRHPMKDLDQQLIVWAVECGIPVQVLLTKADKLKSGARKAQILKIRNDAKEFGGEVSVDGFSSLSGIGVDILRAKLDTWFAPALAEQLVEEVFEDEQQDSEQE; translated from the coding sequence GTGAGCGTAAAAATTCATTATCAAAACACGCATTTCATTACCAGTGCACCAGACATTCGCCATCTTCCAGCTGACGAAGGTATCGAAATTGCGTTTGCAGGACGCTCAAACGCTGGCAAATCTAGTTCTCTCAACCGATTAACCAATCAGAAGAACCTAGCGAAAACCAGTAAAACCCCAGGACGAACTCAATTAATTAACTTGTTTAAAGTGACCGAAGGTTGCCACATTGTTGACTTACCAGGCTATGGATTTGCCCAAGTTCCGCTCGAGATGAAGAAGAAGTGGCAACAATCGTTGGGTGAGTATCTGCAAAAGCGTCAATGCCTCAAAGGACTCGTCGTTCTGATGGATATCCGCCATCCGATGAAAGACCTCGACCAACAACTGATCGTGTGGGCTGTGGAGTGTGGTATCCCTGTTCAGGTGTTACTGACTAAAGCAGACAAACTAAAGAGCGGCGCTCGTAAAGCTCAAATTCTGAAAATCCGTAATGATGCAAAAGAGTTTGGCGGCGAAGTGAGTGTTGATGGTTTCTCATCATTAAGCGGTATTGGTGTCGACATTCTGCGCGCCAAACTTGATACGTGGTTTGCGCCAGCCCTAGCTGAACAACTTGTAGAAGAAGTGTTTGAAGACGAGCAACAAGATTCAGAACAAGAATAA
- a CDS encoding DUF2489 domain-containing protein codes for MNVTLLVIVGAAIILGLASYAGYLLLQLKKQKTLQQQHQFLAIEKRNANIFESVNILCMAGIQGQCDLSEISIRVYNIMDYVQGEARVDFDAEYPAISELYHIVKDMPRGEARQGMAKQERMKHNLTRQKAEGRLNDTIIEELHALKKRVQPLNNQIAIQMV; via the coding sequence ATGAACGTAACCCTATTAGTAATAGTTGGCGCTGCGATCATTTTGGGCCTGGCATCTTATGCTGGCTACCTTCTGCTGCAACTGAAAAAGCAAAAAACGTTGCAGCAGCAACATCAGTTTTTGGCGATTGAAAAGCGCAATGCCAACATCTTTGAGAGCGTAAACATACTGTGTATGGCCGGAATACAAGGGCAGTGTGATCTGTCGGAAATCAGTATTCGCGTCTACAACATTATGGATTATGTACAAGGTGAAGCGCGTGTGGATTTCGATGCGGAATATCCAGCGATCTCTGAGCTTTATCATATCGTTAAAGATATGCCTCGCGGTGAAGCGCGTCAGGGTATGGCTAAGCAAGAGCGCATGAAACACAATCTTACTCGTCAGAAAGCTGAAGGTCGCTTGAATGACACCATCATTGAAGAACTGCATGCGTTGAAAAAACGTGTTCAGCCACTGAATAATCAAATTGCCATTCAAATGGTGTGA
- a CDS encoding c-type cytochrome, whose amino-acid sequence MNKLALILSLLASCSVWAQGSIEAGKAKSETCVACHGADGNSLITTYPKLAGQHAKYIEKQLKDLKLGASSAGKQGRYDPVMSAMAMPLSDEDMSDLAAYFSSLPISSNSTPEDVVSTGKALYTAGDASRGLTACIACHGPRGNGTELSGFPKISGQHADYVKAQLLKFRDDSRGNDMNAMMRDVAKKLTDADIDTLSKYVGGLH is encoded by the coding sequence ATGAATAAATTAGCGCTAATATTGAGTCTTTTAGCCAGCTGCTCCGTATGGGCCCAAGGCAGCATAGAAGCTGGCAAAGCAAAATCCGAAACGTGTGTTGCCTGTCACGGTGCTGATGGCAACAGTCTAATTACAACTTACCCTAAACTCGCTGGCCAACACGCTAAGTATATTGAGAAACAACTTAAAGATCTCAAACTTGGTGCAAGTAGTGCTGGTAAACAAGGCCGTTACGACCCTGTGATGAGCGCTATGGCGATGCCACTTAGCGACGAAGACATGTCTGACTTGGCCGCTTACTTCTCTTCACTCCCTATTTCTTCTAACTCTACACCTGAAGACGTAGTAAGCACTGGTAAAGCATTATACACAGCAGGTGATGCATCTCGCGGACTCACCGCTTGTATCGCATGTCACGGCCCTCGTGGTAATGGCACCGAACTTTCAGGGTTCCCTAAGATTTCTGGTCAACATGCTGATTATGTGAAAGCTCAGTTGCTGAAATTCCGCGATGATTCTCGTGGTAATGACATGAACGCTATGATGCGTGATGTTGCTAAAAAGTTAACTGATGCTGACATCGACACTTTGTCCAAATATGTTGGTGGTCTGCACTAA
- a CDS encoding class I SAM-dependent methyltransferase, which yields MHNCPLCRCPLCNDDKTDAYFEDKHREYLQCQTCQLVFVNPQHRLSAEREKAFYDLHENDPNDAGYRRFLSRVCDPMLERLAPESKGLDFGCGPGPTLSLMLEEAGHNVALYDIFFHPNEQALQTKYDFMTATEVIEHLHHPDAVWQQWLNLVKPGGWIGLMTKMVKDKDAFASWHYKNDLTHVIFFSRATFQFLAERDKLELEFIGNDVILLRKPQ from the coding sequence ATGCACAACTGCCCTCTATGTCGCTGCCCTTTATGCAATGACGATAAAACCGATGCGTATTTTGAAGATAAGCATCGTGAGTATCTTCAATGCCAGACATGTCAGTTGGTATTTGTTAACCCGCAGCACCGTTTAAGTGCTGAGCGTGAAAAAGCGTTTTATGACTTACACGAAAATGATCCGAACGATGCAGGCTATCGTCGCTTTTTATCTCGTGTATGTGATCCTATGCTTGAAAGACTGGCTCCAGAATCGAAAGGGTTAGATTTTGGCTGTGGCCCAGGGCCAACCCTCTCTTTGATGCTAGAAGAAGCAGGTCACAATGTGGCGTTGTACGATATCTTCTTCCATCCAAATGAGCAGGCGCTACAGACGAAATACGATTTTATGACTGCCACCGAGGTGATTGAACATCTTCATCACCCAGATGCGGTGTGGCAGCAATGGTTGAATCTGGTTAAACCCGGAGGCTGGATTGGTCTAATGACCAAAATGGTAAAAGACAAAGACGCTTTTGCTAGCTGGCACTACAAGAATGACCTCACGCATGTGATCTTCTTCAGTCGCGCCACGTTCCAGTTTTTGGCCGAGCGAGATAAGCTCGAACTTGAATTTATAGGCAACGATGTAATTTTGCTGAGGAAACCCCAGTAA
- a CDS encoding uroporphyrinogen-III synthase encodes MVVLVTRPEAQGIELCQQLNEQGITALHHPLITIEAGSGLSDLLPDIHRCDTIIAVSQHAVEFSDQYLRQQQSNWSTSTRYLAVGQKTAHLLSKVTGQSVNYPQVSDSEHLLELAELQDISGQKIIILRGNGGRELIHETLNERGAVVTYKEVYQRRDLPFNANLSSQQWQQAQVDTLIITSGHQLAFFMSQLDSHTAQWACQLKLLVPSERIAKDAKTMGFEHIVVTRSAANPDLVAALQP; translated from the coding sequence ATGGTGGTACTGGTAACGCGCCCTGAGGCGCAAGGCATAGAGTTGTGCCAGCAACTCAATGAGCAGGGCATTACCGCCCTGCACCATCCTCTGATCACCATTGAGGCAGGTTCTGGTCTGTCTGATCTTCTTCCCGACATACACCGATGTGATACCATCATTGCAGTTAGCCAGCATGCGGTTGAATTTAGTGACCAATATTTGAGACAGCAGCAATCAAATTGGTCAACATCAACAAGATACCTTGCCGTTGGTCAAAAAACAGCACACCTTTTAAGCAAAGTAACTGGACAATCAGTAAACTACCCTCAAGTCAGTGACAGCGAGCATCTGCTTGAACTGGCAGAATTGCAGGACATATCGGGTCAGAAGATTATTATTCTACGCGGAAACGGCGGGCGAGAACTGATCCATGAAACGCTTAATGAGCGCGGCGCTGTTGTGACTTATAAAGAAGTGTATCAACGAAGGGACTTGCCGTTTAATGCCAACCTCTCTTCACAACAATGGCAACAGGCACAGGTTGATACTCTGATTATCACCAGTGGTCATCAACTGGCTTTTTTTATGTCACAACTTGATAGCCACACTGCACAATGGGCTTGTCAGTTGAAACTATTAGTACCAAGCGAACGTATCGCCAAAGATGCAAAAACAATGGGCTTTGAACACATCGTTGTTACTCGCAGTGCAGCGAACCCAGATTTAGTGGCCGCTCTCCAGCCATAA
- the yihI gene encoding Der GTPase-activating protein YihI — protein MSREKKTSTGINGDLVFARKHNRKSDDVEGRERKKAKKHKGLKSGTRHSEGKQKTERAAAQARDPRLGSKKKIPLIVDAKKPTKQERRVSAEKELEMLENDAQLNVLLDRIDNGEKLGAGLQKYVDEKLDRIEILMKQLGIYEDELDAEEEQDEPVNKEPAVKATKRQPKTDDDYLSEFENMDMNEYKG, from the coding sequence ATGTCTAGAGAAAAGAAAACTTCCACCGGTATTAACGGCGATCTCGTTTTCGCACGTAAACATAACCGTAAGAGTGACGACGTTGAAGGTCGTGAGCGCAAGAAAGCGAAGAAACACAAAGGATTGAAAAGTGGTACTCGCCACTCTGAAGGAAAACAAAAAACCGAACGCGCAGCGGCACAAGCTCGTGACCCGCGTTTAGGCAGCAAGAAAAAGATTCCTTTGATTGTTGATGCTAAGAAGCCAACCAAACAAGAGCGTCGTGTTTCTGCTGAGAAAGAGCTAGAAATGCTAGAAAACGATGCGCAACTAAACGTGTTGCTTGATCGTATCGACAACGGCGAGAAGCTTGGTGCTGGTCTACAGAAATATGTCGATGAGAAACTGGATCGCATTGAAATCTTGATGAAGCAACTTGGCATCTACGAAGATGAGCTTGACGCTGAAGAAGAGCAAGACGAACCTGTTAATAAAGAGCCAGCGGTTAAAGCGACCAAACGTCAGCCAAAAACAGATGATGATTACTTGTCTGAGTTCGAAAACATGGACATGAACGAGTACAAAGGATAA
- a CDS encoding uroporphyrinogen-III C-methyltransferase, with protein MTSKKDNPQTEPEQNQETLSTAAPTVTPSDPISSDSMSSNTDSKEAQPKVQTAPIKEASPEMKPTEPTPVKNISASNVEQLNKLEKQSKKGTKLATVAIVLAVLLGGGLAMQMQQQQTQYEAQIAALRAELNQTRSTVDTQLAEATQQATAKATEITHRAETVLEQQQASIKSLQLAMADIKGRRPNDWLLAEADYLVKLAGRKLFIERDVESATQLMESADQRIASLNDPSLTPLRKAMANDITQLKTVPLVDRDGLVLRLTSLQQQVDALPLANAILPEAPQETQQVVSEDINNWKDNLMTSLKDFSDNFITFRTRDGNVIPLLSPQQHFYLKENVKAKLETAIKSVYVEQQEIYTTALKTAQEWSTSFFNQNDNTVKAFQSTLAKLAEQKVQVDYPVKLETQKQLADVISERLRREVSSVIQEDKE; from the coding sequence ATGACAAGTAAAAAAGATAATCCGCAAACAGAACCGGAACAAAACCAAGAAACACTTTCTACTGCTGCTCCTACTGTTACTCCGTCAGACCCTATTTCGTCAGATTCAATGTCGTCAAATACGGACTCAAAAGAAGCACAACCTAAAGTGCAAACCGCACCAATTAAAGAAGCTTCTCCTGAAATGAAACCAACGGAACCTACACCAGTGAAAAACATCTCAGCATCCAACGTTGAGCAACTGAATAAATTGGAAAAGCAAAGCAAGAAAGGGACAAAACTGGCAACGGTAGCGATTGTACTTGCTGTTTTGCTTGGTGGCGGTCTTGCGATGCAAATGCAACAGCAACAAACTCAATACGAAGCACAAATTGCAGCACTGCGCGCCGAGCTGAATCAGACACGTAGCACCGTTGATACTCAGCTTGCTGAAGCAACACAACAAGCGACAGCGAAAGCCACTGAAATTACTCATCGCGCAGAAACGGTACTTGAGCAGCAACAAGCAAGCATTAAGAGCTTGCAGCTAGCCATGGCAGATATAAAAGGTCGTCGACCGAATGATTGGCTACTGGCTGAAGCCGATTACTTGGTTAAGCTTGCCGGACGAAAGTTGTTCATTGAACGTGATGTCGAAAGCGCAACCCAGTTGATGGAAAGTGCCGATCAGCGAATTGCGTCACTCAATGACCCAAGTTTAACCCCGCTACGTAAAGCGATGGCAAATGACATTACGCAATTAAAAACGGTGCCACTGGTTGACCGTGATGGCCTCGTTCTTCGTTTGACTAGCTTGCAGCAACAAGTCGATGCCCTACCGTTGGCAAACGCGATTTTGCCAGAAGCACCGCAAGAGACCCAACAAGTGGTCTCTGAGGACATCAATAACTGGAAAGACAATTTGATGACGTCGCTGAAAGACTTCTCAGATAACTTCATTACTTTCCGCACCCGCGATGGTAACGTGATTCCCCTGCTTTCACCGCAGCAACATTTCTATCTTAAAGAGAATGTGAAGGCGAAATTGGAAACGGCGATTAAGTCGGTTTATGTCGAACAGCAAGAGATCTACACCACAGCCTTAAAAACAGCGCAAGAGTGGTCAACGTCCTTCTTTAATCAAAATGACAACACGGTAAAAGCTTTCCAGTCCACGCTGGCGAAACTGGCAGAACAAAAGGTTCAAGTGGATTACCCAGTCAAGCTGGAAACGCAGAAGCAGTTGGCTGATGTGATTAGCGAGCGCTTACGTCGTGAGGTCTCTTCCGTTATTCAGGAGGATAAAGAATGA